The Bos indicus x Bos taurus breed Angus x Brahman F1 hybrid chromosome 11, Bos_hybrid_MaternalHap_v2.0, whole genome shotgun sequence sequence AGACTTTTACAAGAGCAAAACAAGTTTGTGAGAATAAGAACCAGAGGCAATTATTTTCCTAGAAGTACCATAGGTTGTTACAagtgttttcttaaataaaaacttGTGTAgtcattaaagtgaaagtcgctcaatcgagtccgactctttgagaccccatggattatatagtccatggaattctccaggccagaatactggagtggggtagcctttcccttctccaggggatctttccaacccagggatcaaacccaggtctctggcattgcaggtggattcttaaatagttgtgccacaagggaagcccaagaatactggagggggtaacctatcccttctccagtggatcttccccacccaggaagcgaactggggtctcttcattgcaggtggattctttaccaactgagctatcagggaagccctgtagttaTTAATAATGTACCTTAATACTGAGTGCAGGGGTATTAGAGATAGTTAAGAGGAAACCACCCAACAGATTAACTCACAAGTGAATGTTGCccatatcttcagttcagtagTTAAAGCTGAAACAGCTTttgaagagttgaacacaatttaCAAGTAGGGTACCAAGAGAACTCCCAATTGTATTCATATTATTCCCTAATTAGTATTTGTGCATGTAAACTCTGACCTGGCCATCAGTAGTATCTTAAAGCAAATACAATTAGTAAAAACAGACGGCGGTGTGTAGTTTTGTTTACACTTACAAATACTACCAGTTCATTACTACTTGCATGTCTTGTTGCTCTTGAAagagtgcaaagtgaaagtgagagtcgctcatacgtgtccgactcttcgggaccccatggactatacggtccacagaattctccaggccataatactggagtgggtagcctttcccttctccagggggatctgcccaacccaaggatcgaaccctggtctcctgaattgcagttggatcttgaccagctgagccacaaagggaagCTCTTGGAAGAGTAAccacttttaaaaagatactgcAAAGTGCAATATTCCTTACTTTGCATGGCATCCGGCAATGTTTAAATTAAAGGAACCTGCAATCATCAACTCTGCACCGGATTTAGATACATTACTAGTTCTCCAAAACAGCAACTCCAGGGCAGAGaggctgcagggggcaggggaccGAGGTCAAGGTTGGAGGAATCACTTGGAAAGCCACGGCAGCCACATTGCTGGGGAGACCCCTCGGATTAAGAATGCAGCCTTCAGCGTCTTTTCTGGTCTCACTTTCTTGTCTACATCTAGTATCCTATTCCTGACGGCAAACAAGTCTCAGAACTTtctaaaagaaatgatttttacCCAAATACATTGGACTTGGGTCTCAATTTGAAAGAGGACGAGTGGCCTTTAAGGGATCGGTCCTCTTCCtcgtcctccccctcctccagagGCTGCTCTGGGTCTCTGAAAGAGGGTGTGGTGTGGATGATCTGGGTTCGGAAGCGGATTTTGTTGAGTCTGGGTTTCATCCGCCCACTAGAGCTGCCCGAGGCTTTGCGATTCGGCTCCTTTGCTTTGCCCGCAGTCAATCCCTCGGccaggtggtggtgatggtccCCGCCGTCCTCCAGAGCGTGGGAGAGCCTGCCGGAGATGAGGTGCGAGGGTAGCACCCTCGAGAGCCTCCAGCGCCCTCCCCCGCTGCCCGCCGCGCTCTCGCCTTCGTCCTCGTCCAGGGCGCCCACCAGCGTCCGGATCTCCTCGGCGGTGCTCGGGCTCAGGTACTGCGAGGCCTTCCTGCCGCTGTAATCGCGAACGTCCACATCCGCGTCGTAGGCCCCCACCAGCAGCTTCACCACCTCCACGTGCCCATGCATGGCCGCCAGATGCAGCGCAGTGTAGCCGCCGCTCGTGCGCGCGTTGATGTTCACCGGCAGCCGGTGCTGGCCCGCGAAGCGTACCAGCAGGGCCAGCAGCTCCTGCTGGCCGTGCTTGGCTGCCCAATGCAGGCAGGTAAAGCCGGTGATGAAGTCGCGCTTGGCCAGCAGTCCAGGCTCACAGGCCAGCAGCCCCTCCAGGCTGTCCCAGCGGCCGTCGGCGGCCGACAGCATCCACGCGTGCTCCAGCGGATCCAGCGTCAGAGAGCCCGCGCCCTCCTCCTCGGCCGCCGCGCCGTCCGCGCCCCCGGGGCCGCGCCGCAGCTGAGGGGAGCCGCCTGCAGCCGGGTCCCGGGGCGCAGTGCGGCCCGGCCGCGGCGTGGGGGGCGCATCGCCTAGCGGTTCGGGCCGCGCACCTTCCCCCACTAGGCCACCGCGGGGTCGCCTTCCGAGCGGTGCGCTCGGGGTGCCTTCCACCGGGTCGAAGGGGTCCGCGCGGTCTCCCGCCGCGTCCTCTGGCTCCTTGGGGCGGGGGCGGACGCTGGCGCGCTGTTCGGGCGATCCGCCCAGGGCGCCCCCAACCGGCTGCTCCATCTCGGCCTGCCGATCCCGAGCCCTGTACTCGGCGGGTCCCTCCATCTCGATAGTGTACCTGGTTGGCTCCGGACCTACGCGGCGGCCGCTCCACAAGTTCCTAGCGCGCCGCAGCCGCGGGACTAACAGCCACCGCCCCCCTGCCTCGCCCGCGGACACGCCCCCGTCGGGGGCCCCACCCACTTCCGGCCTCCCCGGAGGCGGCCTTACTGTTCCCGCGGGCCCcgccccactccaccccacctcTTTTGGGTCCAAGAACCAGCTGCATTCAGCGCCTTCCCTTGGACACGTCTGGCTCCGCCCACTTCCGGCCCCTACTCTGGCAGCAATGGCTGCTCCCTCCAGAGGACACGCCCTGACACGCCCACTTCCGGCCCCATAGAGCCGCAATCAGTGCTTCAGCCCCGCCCAAAGGTCTGAAGAGCCCTGGCTGCTCTTCCCCGCCTCTTTTTCTAACTTAGCAATTGTGCTCCATCCTCTCCCAGGCACTGACTGGTCATTCTCTAAAATAGGGATCCCCAACTTCTGGGatctagtgcctgatgatctTAAGTGGAGCtgatattataataataatagaaagcgTACAATAaacatgtgtgtatatttgtgtgtataattGTGTATAGATCATTCCGAAAccatcttccccctccccccatctgTGAAAATATCTTCCATGAAagggtccctggtgccaaaaagtttcgAGACTGCTGCTCTAAAACATCTAGGCACTCCTGTGACAGACCCAATTCGAGGAGGTGTCTGGGAGCCCTGACTCGCAGCCCGCCCAGGGGCCCCCAGCTCAACGGAGGCTGCTGGACCCCTCCTCtcatctcccttcccctcccttctgGACTCCCGCTCCCCGTGCCATCCCGCTCAGCCCCACGTCACTGAGGCCACAGGACTCCTCCCCTCAGTTCTCCTCCCCACCCTACCAGACCCGCCCCGCCCCTCGCGCCATCCCGCTCAGCCCCCCGCGCCATCCCGCTCAGCCCCCCACGTCACTGAGGCCGGGGGACCCCTCCCCTCCGTTCCTCCCTCCtaggcccccgccccgccccgctccATCCCGCCCTCCGCTGCTGGACGCGCGGCTCGATCGGCCGCAGCCGCCGCCTTGCTGGCCCCTCGCCCGCCCAGTCGCCCGGACCATGGCCTCCGAGGTGGCGCGGCACCTGGTGAGTCCGCCAGCCCTACGCCCTCGGCCAGGGACCCCCGCCCTCCCGGCTGGGCCCGCGATTCCCGCCCGCTCCCTCGGGCGGCGCCTCTCGGCTTCCCGTCTCCCCAGAGTGGAGTGTGAAGCGGGCGGTTTGTGTAACGGTCCCAAACGCGCGGGCGCGGGACTGGTGGCGGGCGCCCCACTGGACTCGGCCTCCCAGGCCTTCAACAAGCCTCCCACCTTACCCAGCGTTGACATCTTTGGGATTGTAGCCTTTTTTCCCTGCCTTGGAGCCCTTGTCCGTTAAAAGAACGGATGCGACTGATGTGTTCTCTGTCCCTCCTCTACACTGGTCTCATTTCAGAGTAAGCCATGGGAGGGCCACAGAGGTGTTCTCGGCCACACCAATCTGTTGCTTGCCCTTTTCACTCATTCTCTTGTGTCCCTGTTGTTTTCCCGACGCTGCGCCGTGTGGAAGGACCACttgtctttttgaaaaatttaacttCTGATACTATTCATACCAGCGATCGTAATCCACGTAAACAAAAGCTCTTCTGGGACCTGAGACCAAAAAGTGAGACGTGCTGGTAGCAGTCTCTAGAAATTAAGCTGGTAGGAACCTGGGAGGGTAGATGGGTCCACAATCACACAGCCAGTTTCTCTGACAGAGCCTGGAGGAGGGTCTTTCTCCTGATTCAGCCaggtctctttcttctctgtctcatttTTAGAGAAATCTCGGCTTTCCTCTCTGACCTGCCTTGTTACATTTGTTGTGTTTGTGTACACGTCTTTGTTTCAGAGTGAAGTTTAATCTTCAGAATTAAACATGGGATTTCTTGTCTGTTGCTGTGCTTATTTTGCAGTAATGTTAcctttaattaaactttttattttgagttaaCTAAATTCGTGTGCAATTGTGATAAAGAAACAGAATTCCCCAGTAACTTTGCCCAATTTTCAttaatagttgttgttcagtcgctaagtcgtgtccaattctttgtgactccatggacggcagcgcgccaggcttccctgtccttcaccatcttctggagtttgctcaaattcatgtccattgaatttgatgctatcttaccatctcatcctctgctgcccacttcttttgcctctagtctttcccagcatcagggtcttttccaatgagtccgcacTCTTCTTTAATAGGAAAATGTTACAAAATCATAGGAAAGGCCACTACCAGCACATGGACACTGATTCTGTGGAGACAGAACTTGCCCCCACCACAGGACCCTTCCCGGGCCCTTTTGTAGCCACACCCACTTCATTTCCACTCCACCTCCTCTTTAACCCCTAACTACTATAATTtgttatttctgtaatttttcaaGTCTGTTACATAATGAAATCACCTAGAATATAACCTTTTGGGATTGGATGTTTTTCCTTCAGTAGCATTCTCTGAAGGTTCATTCAGGTTGTTCCAAGTATTTGTTTGCTCCTTTTTAATTGAGTAATATTACATGGTATGGATGTAACACACTTTGAAGGACACACCTGCCTTGTTTCCATTGttgagctattataaataaagctgctataaactgTATGTTTATACATACAGTTATGTTAACTGTATGTTAACACGTAACATAAGGAAAATGTTGTCTTCAGTTCTCTGGAATTCACATGGCAGTTACTAGTTTcattaagaaactgccaaactgtttcccagtttctgcattttccattcccaccaccagtgtatGTGAGATTAGTTTCTCCACATCTCACCAGCATTTGGAGTtcctggtgtttttttttaagacgtTCTGATAGGTATGTAATTATatattgtggttttaacttgcatttttctaatggctagtgatgttaaacatcttttcatgtgcttgtttgccatctgtatattttcttcattgaatttcattttttaatgcccATTTTCtaactggattttctttttttactgctgaTTTTAGacgtttttaaaatatgtattctagATACCAATCCttgatatgtggtttgcaaatgttttttctctttttcattctcttaatatttTGCAAAGCAAACATATTTAGTTTTGATAAAATCCATTTTATCACCTTTTCCTCTTATGGACTGTACTTTTTTGTCAAGTCTAAGAATCCTTTGCCTAACTCAGAATACCAAaggttttctcttattttttttcctaagagtcTTGTagttcattttacatttaaaccCATGACCCATTTTGTTAGTTTTTGTATAAGACTTAGGTCAAGGGTCATTTTTGACTAATGGATGCTCCAACATTCGTTGAAAATTCTATCATATTCTATGGAATTGCTTTTGCACTTTTGTCAGTAACTAGTTGAGCATGTTGTGCGGATCTTTTTCTGGGGTCTCTGTTAACATGCAGTCTTGATTCCtataactatataaataaatcttgaaataaagTAGACTAATTACTCTCactttattcttaaatttcaaaaatttttggcTATTCTAGTTTCCATATCTTtcattataaattttagaatagtcTTGTCTATGTACAAAGAatttttctgggattttgatagaTATTACATTAAGtctcaatttaaagaaaattgttaTTTCTACCTATGTTGAGTCTTCCAGCTAATGAACATGatgtttctgttcatttctttatattttctcagatTTCCTTTATCAGATTTATATAGTTTTCAGTACACAAGTCCTGCAtttgttttgttagatttacatttctttcattttttatcagTTACAAATGataccatatttttattttcattgtcctCATATCAttttaacacagaaatacaattgAGATGTGTATGTTTCTCTTGAGTCCTTTGACCTTGCTGAATTAATTTATTCTAGGAGTAAATTCCTTGGAGTAAATTCTTGTGTGCATAAAAATTATGTCATCTCAACACAgagacagttttctttctttctttccaatctgtATACCTTTTCTCTTCTGCCATATTTGAATAAGCGTGGTGACAGCAGACATTCTTGCCTTACTGTGATGTTGGCGGGAAAGAATTTAGTCCATCATCAGAGCAGCAGGCTGCTGCTGTTCTTTTGTAGATACTCTTTATCCAAGAGGGATATTTGTCTGCAGGTTTTTTTGTACTGTCTTTGGTTTTATGTCAGAGTAATATTAGTTTCAGAAAAGAAACTGGGAAGTGTCCccatctcttctgttttctggaagagattatgtAAAAttggtattcttttttaaatgtttggtaggattcttctgtgaaaccatctgggcctgGAGATGACTTTTTGGAGAGTTTTAAACTTACAGATTTAAATTCCTTAATAGTTACCTGTGTGTTCATGTTATTTCACACTGGGTGAGTTGTGATGGTATGTGGTTTTGCAATCCATTCCTTCCAGATTGTCAAATTTATGTGTATAGACatgttcataatattctcttaatctccttttgctttctttagGGTCTATAGTGATAATCCCTGTTTCATTCCTGATACTGGTAAAATTTTCATCTTCTGCCTATCTTTTTTAGTCTTGCTAGAAGTCTGTTAACTTCACTGACCTTTTCAAAGAACTATTTCTGTTTCACcgttttttttctgttatttttctatttgcaaaaaactgatctttttatttcctttgcttgcttttggtttagtttgctcttctttttctaagttCTTGAGAGACCTTAGATCACTGACTTGAGacttttcctcctttctaatATACACATAAGGTATTAATGAATTTCCCTTTCAGCAGGGCTTTAGCTGTGTCCCACAGATTTtggtatgttttattttcattttcattccacctttattttttaaaagagttctgTTTTAAAACTCACTTGAAACTCTTCAggttttcagactttttttttttttcatagatgaGAATGTTAAGActcaaagatatattgtacaacacagggaatatagccaatattttgtaataactgtaaatggaaagtaactttttaaaactgcatTAAGATTCAGGGAGGTTTAGTGGATACTCAAGGGGTCACAGCTAATGATGATGAGATATGCTTTGGCCAGATTGTGTCTGGCATGATCTCCAGCATGTCCTctattagtcagttcagtcgcacagtcctgttcgactctttgtgaccccatggactgcagcacagcaggctttcctgtccatcaccaactcccagaccttgctcaaactcatgtccataaagtcaatgatgccatccagctatcttatcctctgttgtccccttttcctcccaacttcagtctttcccagcatcagggtcttttccaacgagtcagttcttctcatcaggtaaccaaagtactggagtctcagcttcagcatcagtccttccaatgaacattcaggattgatttcctttaggatggactggttggttctccttgcagtccaagggactctcaagagtcttttccaataccacagttcaaaagcatctatgcttcggtgctcggctttctttatagttcaacgcttacatccatacaggactactggaaaaaccatagctttgactggacagacctttgtcggcaaagtaatatctctgctttttaatatgctgtctaggttggtcatagcttttcttccaagg is a genomic window containing:
- the SOWAHC gene encoding ankyrin repeat domain-containing protein SOWAHC, with amino-acid sequence MEGPAEYRARDRQAEMEQPVGGALGGSPEQRASVRPRPKEPEDAAGDRADPFDPVEGTPSAPLGRRPRGGLVGEGARPEPLGDAPPTPRPGRTAPRDPAAGGSPQLRRGPGGADGAAAEEEGAGSLTLDPLEHAWMLSAADGRWDSLEGLLACEPGLLAKRDFITGFTCLHWAAKHGQQELLALLVRFAGQHRLPVNINARTSGGYTALHLAAMHGHVEVVKLLVGAYDADVDVRDYSGRKASQYLSPSTAEEIRTLVGALDEDEGESAAGSGGGRWRLSRVLPSHLISGRLSHALEDGGDHHHHLAEGLTAGKAKEPNRKASGSSSGRMKPRLNKIRFRTQIIHTTPSFRDPEQPLEEGEDEEEDRSLKGHSSSFKLRPKSNVFG